Genomic window (Takifugu rubripes chromosome 1, fTakRub1.2, whole genome shotgun sequence):
GGTAAGATGAGAGGCCATTCTTTGTTCTCTGAAAGGTTTTATTCCTTTAGTTTGTGTTATGTTGGTACTTCTTGTTATGAATTCAAAAGAatgtttaaaattgtttttttgcaatttatttatttatttattttgctttgtaCCAACTGCTAAATCGGAATTCATCCCTTTTTGCCTTTGCATGTAGTGCAGAACCATTTCATGGACATAGGATATGTGCTGTGACTTCATTAATGTGAAACGTTTGATATTTTGAGATTTTCCATCAGAAAATAAATTTGGGAAATTTCCTCAAAAGGAAGAGCCTCCCTCAGAGGCttgggaaagaaaacaaataacaacaaacaaTCCCTGAATCCTGGAAATACAAACAAACATACTGTAAGACAATACAAGAAACCAGTATAACGACACTTAGTAGGTTGAAATCCATGGTGTGCGCACACACTTCTGTCTCTGGAAAGTGGCCGGAGGCACGCAGCCCAAACAGCTCTAAACATTTCTATTGATTGATTTTGTCTGGTTTAATCaacccttttctttcttccagaTGATGTGGTTCCTGGCTGTGGTTCTTGGGTGTGTTCTCTCACCTGTCTATTGTACATCAAATGGCATAGGTAGCTATAATGGACTCATATAGAAATGCTTCCTAATTTATATCCTTTTAATTAGTCAAAAATGAAATTTCTCCAAAAATGAAATTCCCCTTGATGATGAAATGATCTTCCTTTTTCAGAATGGTGTTATCATCAAGCATCTTGCAGTAAGTACTTCCCTTTAGTTTTACAGTACTTTGTGCTTTTTAATTCCTTCTCCTCCCGCCTCCTAAAGTCTCCCCCATCTTATAGATGACACACGCTGGCCCACCATTGTACCCGAATACTGCAATGGGAGTCGACAGTCTCCCATCGACATCACCTCAGCAAACGCCGAGGCCAACGAAAATTTGACAGCGTTCACCTTTTACAACTACAGCAGCACGACCGCGTTCAAGAGATTTTTTAACACGGGCAAGACCGGTGAGGGCGCTGGGTGGTGCGGTGccaaaaacaaatacaaataacaAGAATATTTAACAAGTCAAAAATCTGCCCACTTTTGACCCAGGATTTCTTCTTTGTCCTCCTGTCCCAGTGAAAGTCAGTTTTGACAGTGGTGTCAAGGTGTCGGGGGGAGACTTGTCTGAGACCTACGACAGTCTGCAGTTCCAACTGCACTGGGGGAATGGATCCTCTGTGCCCGGCTCTGAGCACACTGTGGATGGAAAACAGTATCCTATGGAGGTAACGTGGTTTAACCTTTCAGCTAAGAGCTCAAGAGGTTAGAGTAGGACACATTCAAACGTATTCTTCTCTGCTTCATGTCAAGCTGCACATCATGAACCTGAAGTCCTCTTATAATGGGAACACGACCTTAGGTTTTGCAGACCCTGAGGGACTTGCTGCTCTCGGTTTCTTCATCGAGGTGAGTAAAAGACTTTATTGCCCTTGTTGTCGGAGCTCGAGAAAACGGAGCAAGATTAAACTGGTCATGCTTGCGTTGAAGGTCATGGACGGTAACGCAATGGGCAGCCCTGCGAGCTGGAAGACACTGACCTCTTACCtgcaaaacatcacaaacattgGTAAGAAGTTGAGCATTGAGTCTCATGTGCTGTTTGGGGGGAAAAGCCTGAACATATTCCTTCCTCAGGTACCTCTGTCAACATGGCACCTGGCCTTACGTTGGACGCTCTCCTGGAAGGGGTCGATCGTACAAAGTATTACCGCTACCTTGGCTCCTTGACCACGCCTGATTGCAACGAGGCTGTGGTTTGGACGGTGTTCAAGGACTCGATTAAAGTCAGCAAAGATTTGGTGagtgttgatttttttaaatgaattttcaGGGAGAACAGCAGAAAACATTGATCGTTTTGGTTTTTCTGCTAGATTGACCTCTTCAGCACGTCTGTGTACTTCAAAACCAGAACAAATTCAGAATTAATGACGAACATCTACAGAAGCGTCCAGGGAAATGAGCTCCGAGTCACAACGCAGGCCACGCAGACCACGGAGGCCACGTCTGCAGGCGTCTCAATCCCAGCCTCCTTCTCACTGGCTCTGACGGCTCTCAGCCTTGTCCTGCTAAAGTTTTAGAGCCCCAGCAGTTGAGGTTCTGCAGAGATTCATCTCCCTCATATTCAGTCAGAACTGAGCTGGAACGCTGATTGTGAATGTCTCCACAAAGCTGACCCCACCGTTTGCCAAAATCATTGTGGTCTTGTCTCCAAAGATGGTCTGTGACCAAACCAAGCGTTTCATATGACTGCTGCTCTGACCCAGGTTTACGAACCACCCAATAGAAAGGCAGCATGAATGATTCCCTCAGTACAACACTGGAGCGAAATGCAAACATTTAAGGCAACGGTGGTAAAACCAGCACTCTAACTCTTAATGTGCATCTTAGTCTACGATTTTAGCAGGAGTGGTAAAGTCTACACCTATCTTTAACTGTTGAATGTTTTTCATCCGTTTACAATTAACTAAAGTCAACAAAGGCTCAATGTAGCAGTTAGTCACGGGGTGAAAAGCAGTAAGGAATAATATTCAGTTAACGTGCACATTTTGTTCTATGATATAGAAAAGGGGTTTGTTGAAGCTCCTAATTTCTGTGTTCCTCTTTTACCTCTAATATTACCACAGACACTTGAAGTACACGACTTTTGGCCACTTTGATAAAGTAGCACTCCTGTTGCTTGGTGAAGGATTAATCATTGCTTTAAACTATCTTATTATCTGTTATCTGTGACTCCT
Coding sequences:
- the LOC101075939 gene encoding carbonic anhydrase 4-like; translated protein: MKWFLAAIATCALLPRIYCASTDVEWCYHQASCNDTRWPTIVPEYCNGSRQSPIDITSANAEANENLTAFTFYNYSSTTAFKRFFNTGKTVKVSFDSGVKVSGGDLSETYDSLQFQLHWGNGSSVPGSEHTVDGKQYPMELHIMNLKSSYNGNTTLGFADPEGLAALGFFIEVMDGNAMGSPASWKTLTSYLQNITNIGTSVNMAPGLTLDALLEGVDRTKYYRYLGSLTTPDCNEAVVWTVFKDSIKVSKDLIDLFSTSVYFKTRTNSELMTNIYRSVQGNELRVTTQATQTTEATSAGVSIPASFSLALTALSLVLLKF